From Gemmatimonadaceae bacterium, a single genomic window includes:
- a CDS encoding FixH family protein codes for MTTRQASAAAQPTRSALARYGWPAGIATVLGLTVAGNVWMMAVAGSDPAFAVEPDYYRKAVTWDAHMAQARANAALGWSAQARLELAQPGAPGRIAVTLRDRVGSMIAGASVRVEAMHNARASRRLEVALGARAPGEYSAAIDADRPGEWEVRISAEAGAQRFTETLRLTVSRPPAAAPASP; via the coding sequence ATGACCACTCGCCAGGCGTCCGCGGCAGCACAACCGACGCGCAGCGCGCTGGCCCGCTACGGCTGGCCGGCTGGCATCGCCACCGTGCTGGGGCTCACGGTGGCCGGCAATGTGTGGATGATGGCCGTGGCCGGGAGCGATCCCGCCTTCGCCGTCGAACCCGACTACTATAGAAAGGCAGTCACCTGGGACGCGCACATGGCGCAGGCCCGCGCGAACGCGGCGCTCGGTTGGAGTGCACAGGCTCGCCTCGAACTCGCCCAACCCGGGGCGCCCGGTCGCATCGCGGTCACGCTGCGGGATCGGGTCGGCAGCATGATCGCCGGCGCCAGCGTTCGCGTGGAGGCGATGCACAACGCGCGCGCGTCCCGACGCCTGGAGGTCGCACTCGGCGCGCGGGCGCCGGGTGAGTATTCGGCGGCGATCGACGCCGACCGACCGGGCGAATGGGAGGTGCGCATTTCGGCGGAGGCCGGTGCGCAGCGGTTCACGGAAACGTTGCGCCTTACCGTGTCGCGGCCGCCCGCCGCGGCGCCGGCGTCCCCGTGA
- a CDS encoding c-type cytochrome, translating into MDKSPSDSTDRLIEHSYDGIQEYDNPLPRWWVYLFYATMVFSVLYWFNIGVGIGPGRIAQYDAEVAAARAAHPEPAASSSADLAALAGDATALAKGKEVFVTNCASCHKADGGGLIGPNLTDKAWIHGSSLAEIHKTINDGVLAKGMPNWGKLLKPDQVDVVTAYVASIAGTNAPGGKAAEGTVVP; encoded by the coding sequence ATGGACAAATCGCCCTCCGACTCCACCGATCGCCTCATCGAGCACTCCTACGACGGCATCCAGGAGTACGACAACCCGCTGCCGCGGTGGTGGGTCTACCTGTTTTACGCCACCATGGTGTTCTCCGTCCTGTACTGGTTCAACATCGGGGTGGGGATCGGCCCCGGACGCATCGCGCAGTACGACGCCGAGGTGGCGGCGGCCCGCGCGGCGCATCCCGAACCGGCGGCGTCGTCATCGGCCGACCTCGCCGCCCTGGCCGGTGACGCCACGGCGCTGGCGAAAGGCAAGGAAGTGTTTGTCACCAACTGCGCCTCGTGCCACAAGGCCGACGGCGGAGGCCTCATCGGCCCCAACCTGACCGACAAGGCCTGGATCCACGGCAGTTCCCTCGCCGAGATCCACAAGACCATAAACGACGGCGTGCTGGCCAAGGGAATGCCCAACTGGGGTAAGCTCCTCAAGCCTGACCAGGTTGATGTGGTCACGGCGTATGTCGCATCCATCGCGGGCACCAACGCGCCGGGCGGCAAGGCCGCCGAGGGCACCGTCGTCCCGTGA
- a CDS encoding cbb3-type cytochrome c oxidase subunit 3, translating to MSLTDVMSGAQLDAYAQVALVAFMLAFGLIVWRIFSRRNHETYRHAARMPLDDDQPQTPRAPHDDSET from the coding sequence GTGAGCCTGACCGACGTCATGAGCGGCGCACAGCTCGATGCCTATGCCCAGGTCGCGCTCGTCGCCTTCATGCTCGCGTTCGGACTCATCGTGTGGCGCATCTTTTCGCGCCGAAACCACGAGACGTACCGACACGCCGCCCGCATGCCGCTCGACGACGACCAGCCGCAGACCCCACGCGCGCCGCACGACGACTCCGAGACCTGA
- a CDS encoding heavy metal translocating P-type ATPase: protein MLTTHAEARASREVACTHCGLVVAAGEVRPAATEQFCCAGCRTAWEILHTHGLDRYYDLPERRAIAVAATTRSYDEFDHPAFHQLHVRAITGGLARVTLVLEGVHCASCVWLVERVPVALPGLVRAELDARRSIVTIEWDATAVRLSAVARTLASLGYPPHPHHGNAREEVRRREDRAALVRIGVAGAIAINVMLAALAMYAGWFGSGLEREFEQFFRWLSLLLVIPAIVGPGRVFFRGAWAAVRTRTLHLDLPIAIALAVGFARGVANTVTDRGPIYLDGIALLIFLLLVGRFLQQRWQRAATDASELLHSLTPNGCLIEDANGTVQEAPAAALLPGMVMVVRAGDTLAADGVVDDGTSAVNVAWLTGESRPVSVGPGDAVHAGTLNVSAPLRVRVTSAGEATRVARLLRQVEESAQRRAPVVLLANRLSGWFVATVLLLGVVTWAVWLPRDPDAALDHAIALLIVTCPCALAMATPLSVTVALGRAARLGIFVRGGDALQELAGHGTIVLDKTGTITEGASALVAWHGDDDVRPLVLALEAGSLHPVAEGFRQAWPKLAVPSIDATTHMLGNGIRGRVAARDVVVGSPSFVRSQMTGASPLEAALPIDLTPVWIAVDGRLAAVAGFGDPVRRDSAAAIRALAERGWTSVMLSGDAAAVCAHVADRVGIASTAVTSQATPEAKQAHVERLRRDGDRSTVVMIGDGVNDAAAIATASVGIAVHGGAEAALATADAWLARPGLGPIVELVDGARRTMRIVRRNIAFSLAYNAVGVGLAMTGTISPVVAAVMMPLSSLTVVAGAWYGRSFPQRPVRTDATPRERRFAV, encoded by the coding sequence GTGCTCACCACGCACGCTGAAGCGCGCGCCTCGCGTGAGGTCGCCTGCACGCACTGCGGCCTCGTGGTTGCCGCTGGCGAGGTACGTCCAGCTGCGACGGAACAGTTCTGCTGCGCTGGCTGCCGCACAGCCTGGGAGATCCTTCACACACACGGGCTGGATCGGTACTACGACCTTCCCGAACGGCGGGCGATCGCCGTGGCCGCCACGACGCGTTCCTACGACGAGTTCGACCATCCCGCGTTCCACCAACTTCACGTGCGGGCGATCACGGGCGGGCTGGCGCGCGTCACGCTCGTGCTCGAAGGCGTGCACTGCGCCTCCTGCGTGTGGCTCGTCGAGCGCGTGCCCGTCGCATTGCCGGGCCTCGTGCGCGCCGAGCTCGATGCCCGACGCTCGATCGTGACCATCGAGTGGGACGCGACCGCCGTGCGACTCTCCGCGGTCGCGCGCACGCTGGCCTCGCTCGGATATCCTCCGCATCCGCACCACGGCAACGCGCGCGAGGAGGTGCGTCGACGCGAGGACAGGGCCGCACTGGTACGGATAGGCGTCGCGGGCGCGATCGCGATCAACGTGATGCTGGCGGCGCTCGCCATGTATGCGGGCTGGTTCGGCTCCGGACTCGAGCGCGAGTTCGAGCAGTTCTTCCGCTGGCTCTCGCTGCTGCTCGTCATCCCCGCGATCGTCGGGCCCGGTCGCGTCTTCTTTCGCGGGGCCTGGGCTGCCGTGCGCACACGCACGCTGCACCTCGACCTTCCCATCGCTATCGCCCTTGCGGTCGGGTTTGCGCGCGGCGTCGCCAACACGGTCACCGATCGCGGACCGATCTATCTCGACGGCATCGCCCTCCTGATTTTTCTCCTGCTCGTCGGGCGTTTCCTGCAGCAACGATGGCAACGCGCCGCGACGGATGCCTCGGAGCTGCTGCATTCGTTGACGCCCAACGGGTGCCTCATCGAAGACGCCAACGGCACGGTGCAGGAGGCACCCGCCGCGGCGCTCCTGCCCGGCATGGTGATGGTGGTGCGCGCCGGCGATACGCTCGCCGCCGATGGCGTGGTGGACGACGGAACGAGCGCAGTAAACGTCGCGTGGCTCACCGGCGAATCGCGACCGGTGTCCGTCGGGCCGGGCGACGCGGTACACGCCGGGACGCTCAACGTCAGTGCGCCGCTCCGGGTGCGCGTCACCAGCGCTGGAGAAGCCACGCGCGTGGCTCGCCTGCTCCGCCAGGTGGAGGAGAGCGCGCAACGCCGCGCACCCGTGGTCCTGCTCGCCAATCGGTTGTCCGGATGGTTCGTCGCGACCGTGCTGCTGCTCGGGGTGGTGACGTGGGCCGTCTGGCTGCCGCGCGACCCGGACGCTGCCCTCGATCACGCGATCGCGCTGCTCATCGTCACGTGCCCCTGCGCGCTGGCGATGGCGACGCCGCTCTCGGTCACCGTCGCTCTGGGCCGCGCGGCCAGACTCGGCATCTTTGTACGTGGTGGGGATGCCTTGCAGGAACTTGCGGGCCACGGCACCATCGTCCTCGACAAGACGGGCACGATCACCGAGGGGGCGAGCGCACTCGTGGCCTGGCACGGCGATGATGATGTGCGCCCCCTCGTGCTCGCCCTCGAAGCCGGCTCGCTCCATCCGGTCGCCGAGGGCTTTCGCCAGGCCTGGCCAAAGCTGGCGGTACCGAGCATCGACGCGACCACCCACATGCTCGGCAACGGCATCCGCGGGCGTGTGGCCGCGCGCGACGTGGTCGTTGGCTCCCCATCGTTTGTTCGTTCACAAATGACCGGTGCCTCGCCGCTGGAGGCAGCACTCCCCATCGACCTCACGCCGGTATGGATCGCGGTCGATGGCCGACTCGCGGCGGTCGCCGGCTTTGGAGATCCCGTGCGCCGGGACTCGGCGGCGGCGATCCGCGCCCTTGCCGAGCGAGGCTGGACATCGGTCATGCTCTCCGGCGATGCGGCGGCGGTGTGCGCGCACGTTGCCGATCGCGTCGGCATCGCGTCGACGGCGGTCACGTCGCAAGCAACGCCGGAGGCCAAGCAGGCGCACGTCGAGCGGCTGCGACGAGACGGCGATCGGAGCACCGTGGTCATGATCGGCGACGGCGTCAACGATGCGGCGGCCATCGCGACGGCCTCCGTGGGCATCGCCGTACATGGCGGCGCCGAAGCAGCGCTTGCCACAGCGGATGCATGGCTGGCGCGCCCGGGGCTTGGACCGATCGTCGAGCTTGTCGACGGCGCGCGGCGCACCATGCGCATCGTGCGGCGCAACATCGCGTTCTCACTCGCCT
- a CDS encoding sulfite exporter TauE/SafE family protein: MTLALTLSVLGASLLGSMHCAAMCGGFVCLYAGERRGAAAHLAYNGGRLVSYVGLGAIAGLAGSTVDGAGAMLGVSRLAAIVSGVLLVTWGVSLVLRAHGVRVGAGSVSFASRWMGPALARTRHASPVARAGTIGLLSTLLPCGWLYAFVATAGGTGSVAGALGVMIAFWAGTVPAMLAVGAGLQRLTGRFRTRLPLVTAVAVIVIGALSIAGRLTPMVSHASTATSAHHAR, translated from the coding sequence GTGACACTCGCGCTGACCCTCTCGGTGCTGGGCGCGAGCCTTCTTGGCTCGATGCACTGCGCCGCGATGTGCGGCGGGTTCGTGTGCCTGTACGCCGGTGAGCGCCGCGGCGCTGCGGCCCATCTGGCCTACAACGGCGGCCGACTCGTCTCCTACGTGGGCCTCGGTGCAATCGCCGGGCTCGCCGGGTCGACCGTGGACGGCGCGGGCGCCATGCTGGGTGTGAGCCGATTGGCCGCCATTGTTTCCGGGGTACTCCTCGTCACGTGGGGCGTGTCACTGGTGCTCAGAGCGCACGGGGTGCGAGTCGGCGCCGGCAGTGTGTCGTTTGCCTCCCGCTGGATGGGCCCGGCGCTCGCACGCACTCGCCACGCCTCGCCCGTCGCGCGCGCTGGCACGATCGGACTCCTCTCGACATTGCTTCCCTGCGGCTGGCTCTATGCTTTCGTGGCGACCGCAGGCGGCACGGGGAGCGTTGCCGGGGCGCTTGGCGTCATGATCGCATTCTGGGCGGGAACGGTCCCCGCCATGCTGGCGGTCGGCGCTGGCCTGCAGCGTCTCACGGGCCGCTTCCGCACGCGGCTCCCTCTCGTGACGGCCGTAGCCGTGATCGTCATCGGCGCACTTTCGATCGCCGGCCGCCTCACGCCAATGGTGTCGCACGCTTCCACGGCCACCAGTGCTCACCACGCACGCTGA
- the ccoG gene encoding cytochrome c oxidase accessory protein CcoG — MNEDGSRRWIRPKPSAGVWNSRRRVVAYALMLLYLAIPHIQLRGKPLILLDAPRREFTLFGYTFLPTDTLLFMIFLGIVVLLVVSFTALFGRVWCGWGCPQTVWMEYLFRPLERWFEGGRAGSLGIDRGKGHLHPRRVLKYAVYAALAVILANTFLAYFVGVDQLKVWVTQSPVEQPTSFAIMAVTTILVFLDFAYFREQTCTIACPYGRWQSVLLDRASVIVAYDPGRGEPRQKGRDRTGAGDCIDCSACVQTCPTGIDIRDGLQMECIHCTQCIDACDAIMDQVGTPRGLIRYTSREALEGAPQHLLRARTILYPAGLIVLLGIFAWQLSIKSTADVTLLRALDQPFREDADGAISNQVRVRIANRSGEARNYRLAIIGADGGQVIIPVNPFPVAHNATETLSLFVILPKSAFTAGQHEIRLRVDDGAGFDEEFPYQLLGPTGATSRTPPAGPSSTHGAP, encoded by the coding sequence ATGAACGAGGACGGATCACGCCGCTGGATTCGCCCCAAGCCGTCCGCTGGCGTCTGGAACTCGCGTCGTCGCGTCGTGGCGTACGCGCTCATGCTGCTCTACCTGGCGATCCCGCACATCCAGCTAAGGGGCAAGCCGCTGATCCTGCTGGACGCTCCGCGACGCGAGTTCACGCTGTTCGGCTACACGTTCCTGCCGACGGACACGCTGCTGTTCATGATCTTTCTCGGCATCGTCGTCCTCCTGGTCGTGTCGTTCACCGCGTTGTTCGGTCGCGTGTGGTGCGGCTGGGGGTGCCCGCAGACGGTGTGGATGGAGTACCTGTTTCGACCGCTCGAACGCTGGTTCGAGGGTGGCCGCGCCGGTTCCCTGGGTATCGACCGCGGCAAGGGGCACCTGCACCCCCGGCGCGTGCTCAAGTACGCGGTCTACGCGGCGCTCGCCGTGATCCTCGCCAACACGTTCCTCGCCTACTTCGTCGGCGTCGACCAGCTCAAGGTCTGGGTCACGCAGTCGCCGGTGGAACAGCCGACGTCGTTCGCCATCATGGCGGTCACGACGATCCTCGTGTTCCTCGATTTCGCCTACTTTCGCGAGCAGACCTGCACCATCGCGTGTCCGTACGGCCGCTGGCAGTCCGTCCTGCTCGACCGCGCGTCAGTCATTGTCGCCTACGATCCGGGCCGGGGCGAGCCGCGGCAGAAGGGACGCGACCGCACCGGCGCCGGCGACTGCATCGATTGCTCGGCGTGTGTGCAGACCTGCCCCACCGGCATCGACATTCGCGATGGTCTGCAGATGGAATGCATCCACTGCACGCAGTGCATCGATGCCTGCGATGCCATCATGGACCAGGTCGGAACCCCGCGGGGCCTCATCCGCTACACTTCGCGTGAGGCGCTCGAGGGAGCACCGCAGCACCTGCTGCGTGCCCGGACCATTCTCTACCCGGCGGGCCTCATCGTGCTGCTGGGCATTTTTGCCTGGCAGTTGAGCATCAAGTCCACCGCCGATGTCACGCTGCTCCGCGCCCTCGATCAACCCTTCAGGGAGGATGCCGATGGCGCCATCTCCAACCAGGTGCGCGTGCGCATCGCGAATCGCTCCGGCGAGGCGCGGAACTATCGCCTCGCCATCATCGGCGCGGACGGAGGCCAGGTGATCATTCCGGTCAACCCGTTCCCTGTGGCGCACAACGCCACGGAGACACTCAGCCTCTTCGTGATCCTCCCCAAGTCGGCATTCACCGCGGGCCAGCACGAAATCAGGCTCCGCGTCGACGACGGCGCGGGCTTCGACGAAGAGTTCCCCTACCAGCTCCTCGGCCCGACCGGCGCCACGAGCCGGACGCCGCCCGCTGGCCCCAGCTCAACACACGGAGCCCCATGA